One genomic region from Jilunia laotingensis encodes:
- a CDS encoding YgiQ family radical SAM protein — MKDYRLTDWLPTTKKEVELRGWDELDVILFSGDAYVDHPSFGPAVIGRILEAQGLKVAIVPQPNWRDDLRDFKKLGRPRLFFGISAGCMDSMVNKYTANKRLRSEDAYTPDGRPDMRPEYPSIVYSQILKKLYPDVPVVLGGIEASMRRLSHYDYWQDKIQKSILCDSGADLLIYGMGEKPIAELCKRLAINSEIPHDIPQTAYVCKEAEQKEEDIVLYSHEECLRDKKKQAANFRHIEEESNKYEAARILQSTGQQIVVVNPPYPPMTQEELDRSFDLPYTRLPHPKYKGKRIPAYDMIKFSVNIHRGCFGGCAFCTISAHQGKFIVSRSKESILKEVKEVMQLPDFKGYLSDLGGPSANMYQMKGKDDTICRKCKRPSCIHPKICPNLNTDHRPLLDIYYAVDALPGIKKSFIGSGVRYDLLLHQSKDPVVNRSTAEYTRELIEKHVSGRLKVAPEHTSDRVLNIMRKPSFNQFGEFKKIFDRINAEKNLRQQLIPYFISSHPGCKEEDMAELAVITKRLDFHLEQVQDFTPTPMTVATEAWYTGFHPYTLEPIFSARTAREKLAQRQFFFWYKPEERKNIINELRRIGRSDLIEKLYGKR; from the coding sequence ATGAAAGATTACCGACTAACAGATTGGTTACCTACTACAAAGAAAGAAGTAGAACTCCGTGGATGGGATGAACTCGATGTCATCCTGTTCAGCGGTGATGCATATGTCGATCACCCCTCATTCGGTCCTGCTGTAATCGGACGTATTCTCGAAGCTCAGGGATTAAAAGTAGCCATCGTTCCCCAACCGAATTGGCGTGACGATTTACGTGACTTTAAAAAGCTGGGACGTCCCCGTTTATTCTTTGGCATTTCAGCCGGATGCATGGATTCCATGGTGAACAAATATACGGCAAACAAACGTCTGCGCAGTGAAGATGCCTACACTCCCGACGGACGACCGGATATGCGACCGGAATATCCTTCAATCGTGTATAGCCAGATTTTAAAGAAACTTTATCCGGACGTGCCTGTTGTACTGGGTGGAATCGAAGCCAGTATGCGCCGTTTGAGCCATTATGACTATTGGCAGGACAAGATACAAAAAAGCATTCTCTGTGACAGTGGTGCCGATTTGCTAATATATGGGATGGGAGAAAAGCCCATTGCCGAACTATGCAAACGTTTGGCTATAAATTCCGAAATCCCGCACGACATCCCCCAAACCGCATATGTATGCAAAGAAGCGGAACAAAAGGAAGAGGACATCGTACTCTATTCGCACGAAGAATGCTTGAGAGACAAGAAAAAACAAGCTGCCAATTTTCGTCATATCGAAGAGGAGTCAAATAAATATGAAGCTGCTCGAATCTTGCAATCGACAGGCCAGCAAATCGTTGTAGTCAATCCACCCTATCCCCCCATGACCCAAGAGGAATTGGATCGTTCTTTCGATCTGCCTTATACCCGCCTTCCCCATCCCAAATACAAGGGGAAGCGTATCCCAGCCTACGATATGATAAAATTTTCAGTGAACATCCATCGCGGATGCTTCGGAGGGTGTGCATTTTGTACCATCTCAGCGCACCAAGGAAAATTTATTGTCAGCCGCAGCAAAGAATCCATACTGAAAGAGGTGAAAGAAGTGATGCAGCTACCCGACTTCAAAGGATATCTGAGTGATTTGGGAGGTCCTTCCGCCAACATGTACCAAATGAAGGGGAAAGACGATACCATCTGCCGAAAATGTAAACGCCCTTCCTGTATCCATCCGAAAATATGTCCCAACCTGAATACGGATCACCGTCCGTTACTGGACATCTATTATGCGGTAGATGCGTTGCCGGGCATTAAAAAGTCCTTTATCGGTAGCGGTGTGCGGTATGACTTGCTATTGCACCAAAGCAAAGATCCGGTCGTAAACCGCAGTACGGCTGAATATACGCGTGAACTCATTGAAAAGCATGTCAGCGGCAGATTGAAGGTAGCACCGGAACACACAAGTGACCGGGTATTGAACATCATGCGGAAACCGTCATTCAACCAATTCGGAGAATTCAAAAAGATATTCGACCGTATCAATGCCGAAAAGAATCTGCGGCAACAACTGATTCCTTACTTCATTTCCAGCCATCCCGGCTGTAAAGAAGAAGACATGGCTGAACTCGCAGTGATCACCAAACGGTTGGATTTCCATCTGGAACAGGTTCAGGACTTCACCCCTACTCCTATGACCGTAGCAACTGAAGCGTGGTACACAGGATTCCATCCCTATACATTAGAACCTATATTCAGTGCCCGGACCGCGCGGGAAAAGTTGGCACAAAGGCAATTCTTTTTCTGGTACAAACCGGAAGAAAGAAAAAATATAATTAATGAACTACGACGTATCGGACGTTCGGATTTGATTGAGAAATTGTATGGAAAGAGGTAA
- a CDS encoding DUF456 domain-containing protein, producing the protein MDIFLIIIGCICLLVGMAGCIVPMLPGPPIAYVALVLLHFTDKVDFTATQLLLWLLLVIAIQILDYFIPMFGVKRFGGTKWGKWGCMAGTFAGIFLFPPWGIIIGPFAGAFIGELLGGKETHHALKAGMGAFIGFLFGTVLKVAVCGWFIFCFVRALV; encoded by the coding sequence ATGGACATTTTCTTGATTATCATTGGCTGTATCTGTTTACTTGTCGGAATGGCAGGTTGTATCGTGCCGATGCTTCCCGGACCACCCATTGCCTATGTAGCCTTAGTTTTACTTCACTTCACGGATAAAGTTGATTTTACCGCTACCCAACTTCTCCTTTGGCTTCTTTTGGTCATTGCTATTCAAATACTCGACTATTTTATACCTATGTTCGGTGTAAAACGTTTCGGAGGCACTAAATGGGGAAAATGGGGATGCATGGCCGGTACCTTTGCCGGAATATTCCTTTTTCCTCCCTGGGGTATTATCATCGGTCCCTTTGCCGGTGCATTTATCGGAGAATTATTAGGTGGAAAAGAGACCCATCATGCTCTAAAAGCAGGAATGGGTGCTTTCATAGGCTTTCTTTTCGGTACAGTTCTGAAAGTGGCTGTTTGCGGTTGGTTCATCTTCTGTTTCGTCCGTGCATTAGTATAG
- a CDS encoding dihydroorotase: MKRTLIKNAIIVNEGLQVPGSVVIEGEKIAEILVEEQEPSAPCDEIINAVGCYLLPGVIDDHVHFRDPGLTHKADICTESRAAAAGGVTSIMDMPNTNPQTTTLEALNEKLDLMAEKCSVNYSCYFGATNNNYLLMGQLDKHRVCGIKLFMGSSTGNMLVDKMTSLLNIFNSTDLLIAAHCEDQAIIKENTAKYLEEYGVDGDVPLKYHPAIRSTEACYQSSELAIRLARIADARLHILHVSTSKELQLFENIPLSEKRITSEACIAHLLYNSNDYQTLGTRIKCNPAIKLKERNALRDGVNSGLIDVIGTDHAPHLLKEKEGGALKATSGMPMIQFSLVSMLELVDEGVFTLEKVVEKMCHAPAEIYEIHNRGYIRKGNQADLVLVRPDTEWTVTNDCILSKCKWSPLEGHTFHWKVEKTFANGHLLYSDETIDENYRGQELRFL; the protein is encoded by the coding sequence ATGAAAAGAACCCTGATAAAAAATGCAATCATCGTGAATGAAGGGCTGCAAGTGCCCGGTTCGGTAGTTATAGAAGGAGAAAAAATAGCGGAAATACTGGTGGAAGAACAGGAACCGTCTGCACCTTGTGATGAAATCATCAATGCAGTCGGATGTTACCTGCTTCCAGGCGTAATTGACGACCATGTCCATTTCCGTGATCCGGGACTTACCCATAAGGCGGATATTTGTACCGAGAGCCGTGCGGCAGCAGCGGGTGGAGTGACTTCCATTATGGACATGCCGAATACGAATCCGCAAACTACCACTTTGGAAGCCTTGAATGAAAAGCTCGACCTGATGGCAGAGAAATGTTCCGTGAATTATTCCTGTTATTTCGGAGCTACCAACAACAATTACCTTCTGATGGGACAATTGGACAAACATCGTGTTTGTGGCATTAAGCTTTTCATGGGATCGAGTACGGGCAACATGTTGGTCGATAAAATGACCAGTTTACTGAACATCTTCAACAGTACTGATTTACTGATTGCCGCACATTGTGAAGATCAGGCAATCATAAAAGAAAATACAGCTAAATATCTGGAAGAATATGGAGTAGACGGTGATGTACCTCTGAAATACCACCCTGCCATCCGTTCCACAGAAGCATGTTACCAATCTTCCGAACTTGCCATTCGTCTGGCAAGGATAGCCGATGCACGCTTGCATATACTTCACGTATCGACCTCTAAGGAGTTGCAATTATTTGAAAATATTCCCTTATCCGAAAAACGTATTACATCCGAAGCCTGTATTGCCCATTTATTGTATAATTCGAATGATTACCAAACTTTAGGAACACGCATTAAATGCAATCCTGCCATTAAATTGAAAGAGCGAAACGCATTGCGGGATGGGGTAAACTCCGGACTGATAGATGTAATCGGAACAGATCATGCTCCTCACCTGCTGAAAGAGAAAGAAGGAGGCGCATTAAAAGCAACTTCCGGTATGCCGATGATACAATTCTCACTCGTAAGTATGCTCGAACTGGTCGATGAAGGAGTATTCACCCTAGAGAAAGTCGTTGAAAAGATGTGCCATGCCCCTGCCGAGATTTATGAAATACACAATCGCGGATATATCCGTAAAGGTAATCAGGCGGACTTAGTCCTTGTACGCCCGGATACGGAATGGACAGTAACTAATGACTGCATTCTCAGTAAATGCAAATGGAGCCCGCTTGAAGGACACACTTTCCATTGGAAGGTAGAAAAAACTTTTGCCAATGGTCATTTGCTGTATTCTGACGAAACAATAGATGAGAATTATCGTGGACAAGAATTGAGATTCTTATGA
- a CDS encoding polyprenol monophosphomannose synthase: MQTSSDSIVIIPTYNERENIENIIRAVFGLEKVFHILVIEDGSPDGTADIVKKLQNEFPERLFMIERKGKLGLGTAYITGFKWALAHSYEYIFEMDADFSHNPLDLPRLYKACAVDGGDVAIGSRYISGVNVVNWPMGRVLMSYFASKYVRLITGIPVQDTTAGFKCYRRRVLETIDLDGIRFKGYAFQIEMKFTAYKCGFKIIEVPVIFINRELGTSKMNSSIFGEAVFGVIKLKVNSWFRKYPTIKSESGKS; this comes from the coding sequence ATGCAGACATCATCGGACAGCATTGTAATTATCCCCACTTACAATGAGCGGGAAAACATAGAGAATATCATACGTGCCGTATTCGGACTGGAAAAAGTATTTCATATCCTTGTCATCGAAGACGGTTCACCTGATGGTACAGCCGATATTGTCAAAAAGCTACAGAATGAGTTTCCGGAACGCCTGTTCATGATCGAACGAAAAGGCAAACTCGGGTTAGGTACTGCATACATCACCGGATTCAAATGGGCACTAGCCCACAGTTACGAATACATCTTCGAAATGGATGCTGATTTCAGCCACAATCCACTCGATTTGCCCCGCCTGTATAAAGCTTGTGCTGTGGACGGTGGAGATGTGGCAATCGGGTCACGGTATATCAGTGGTGTAAATGTAGTAAACTGGCCGATGGGAAGAGTCCTGATGTCGTATTTTGCATCCAAATATGTCCGCCTTATCACGGGAATTCCAGTGCAGGACACCACGGCCGGTTTCAAATGTTACCGCCGTCGTGTACTCGAAACGATCGATCTGGACGGTATCCGTTTCAAAGGTTATGCTTTTCAGATAGAAATGAAGTTCACGGCCTATAAATGCGGATTTAAGATCATTGAAGTCCCAGTGATCTTTATTAATCGTGAACTGGGAACTTCCAAAATGAACAGTAGCATATTTGGAGAAGCTGTGTTCGGAGTCATAAAATTAAAAGTAAACAGTTGGTTTCGTAAGTATCCAACCATTAAGAGTGAATCTGGAAAGTCATGA
- the mfd gene encoding transcription-repair coupling factor → MTITELQQRYAAHPNVAAINRLLEDASVKHIFCGGLSASSASLFSSVLVAQDSNPFVFILGDLEEAGYFYHDLTQVLGTEKVLFFPSSFRRAIKYGQKDAANEILRTEVLSRLQKGEQGLCIVTYPDALAEKVVSQAELSDKTLKISVGERVDSVFVTEVLHSYGFEYVDYVYEPGQYAVRGSIIDVFSFSSEYPYRIDFFGDEVESIRTFEVESQLSREKKEGIVIVPDLAVTGKVTTSFLDFIPKDTVLAMRDFLWLRERIQVVHDEALTPQAFAVQEAEENGGITLEGKLIDGSEFTVRALDFRRMEFGTKPTGTVDATVSFHTTAQPIFHKNFDLVSASFKEYQERGYTLYICSDSTKQTDRIRAIFEDRGDKISFIAVERTLHEGFADDTLKICIFTDHQLFDRFHKYNLKSDKARSGKVALSLKELNQFTPGDFVVHTDHGVGRFAGLVRIPNGDTTQEVMKLVYQNEDVVFVSIHSLHKVSKYKGKDGEAPRLNKLGTGAWEKLKDRTKTKIKDIARDLIKLYSQRREEKGFAYSPDSFLQRELEASFIYEDTPDQSKATAEVKADMERDRPMDRLVCGDVGFGKTEVAIRAAFKAVADNKQVAVLVPTTVLAYQHYQTFRDRLKGLPCKVEYLSRARTPAQAKAALKGLKEGEVGILIGTHRILGKDVHFKDLGLLIIDEEQKFGVSVKEKLRQLKVNVDTLTMTATPIPRTLQFSLMGARDLSVISTPPPNRYPIQTELHTFNEEIIADAINFEMSRNGQVFFVNNRISNLPELKAMILRHIPDCRVAIGHGQMEPAQLEQVILGFVNYDYDVLLATTIIESGIDIPNANTIIINQAQNFGLSDLHQMRGRVGRSNKKAFCYLLASPLSSLTPEGKRRLQAIENFSDLGSGIHIAMQDLDIRGAGNMLGAEQSGFIADLGYETYQKILSEAVHELKTDEFAELYADEVKGEGIVTGEQFVEECQVESDLELLLPATYVIGSSERMLLYRELDGLTLDKDVEAFRSRLEDRFGPVPPETEELLRIVPLRRLAARLGAEKVFLKGGRMTLFFVSNPESPFYQSQAFGKVIDYMMKYTRRCDLREQNGRRSMLIKDIPDVENAVSVLQEIVALPVK, encoded by the coding sequence ATGACTATCACTGAACTGCAACAACGATATGCCGCTCATCCCAATGTAGCGGCCATAAACCGGTTATTGGAGGATGCTTCCGTAAAGCATATTTTTTGCGGAGGGCTCAGCGCATCTTCCGCATCGCTATTTTCGTCTGTGCTTGTGGCGCAGGATTCCAACCCGTTTGTCTTTATATTGGGTGATTTGGAAGAAGCCGGTTATTTTTATCATGATCTCACACAAGTGTTGGGGACGGAAAAGGTGTTGTTTTTTCCCTCTTCTTTCCGGCGTGCCATCAAATATGGGCAAAAAGATGCAGCAAATGAGATTTTGCGTACCGAGGTACTCAGCCGTTTACAAAAGGGAGAACAAGGACTTTGCATCGTAACTTATCCGGATGCTTTGGCGGAGAAGGTCGTTTCGCAGGCGGAACTGAGCGACAAGACATTAAAGATAAGTGTCGGTGAGCGTGTCGACTCTGTCTTTGTCACCGAAGTATTGCACAGTTATGGGTTCGAGTATGTGGATTACGTATATGAGCCGGGACAGTATGCGGTTCGTGGCAGTATTATCGATGTTTTTTCTTTCTCTTCGGAATATCCCTACCGTATAGATTTCTTTGGTGACGAGGTAGAAAGCATCCGGACATTCGAAGTAGAATCTCAGCTTTCACGGGAGAAAAAGGAGGGGATTGTGATTGTCCCCGATCTTGCAGTGACGGGCAAGGTGACTACTTCTTTCCTTGATTTCATCCCGAAAGATACGGTACTGGCCATGCGTGATTTTCTTTGGCTTCGTGAACGCATTCAGGTGGTACACGATGAGGCTTTGACTCCACAGGCATTTGCCGTGCAGGAAGCTGAGGAAAATGGTGGGATTACGTTAGAAGGAAAGCTGATCGATGGAAGCGAGTTTACAGTACGAGCCCTTGATTTCCGAAGGATGGAATTTGGAACGAAACCGACAGGTACGGTGGATGCCACAGTCAGCTTTCATACAACGGCACAGCCTATATTCCATAAGAATTTCGATCTTGTGTCCGCTTCTTTCAAAGAATACCAGGAAAGAGGGTATACATTATATATATGCAGTGACAGTACGAAACAGACGGATCGTATCCGTGCTATTTTTGAAGACCGGGGTGACAAGATATCTTTTATAGCCGTGGAACGGACGCTGCATGAAGGTTTTGCCGATGACACGTTGAAGATTTGTATTTTTACGGATCATCAACTGTTCGACCGTTTTCACAAATATAACTTGAAGAGTGACAAGGCCCGAAGCGGTAAAGTGGCATTGAGCCTGAAAGAACTCAATCAGTTCACTCCCGGGGATTTCGTTGTGCATACCGATCATGGTGTGGGACGTTTTGCCGGATTAGTCCGTATCCCCAACGGTGATACGACGCAGGAGGTGATGAAACTGGTTTATCAGAATGAAGACGTTGTTTTTGTTTCTATCCATTCTTTGCACAAGGTTTCAAAGTACAAGGGTAAAGATGGAGAAGCGCCCCGGTTGAATAAACTGGGTACGGGTGCGTGGGAAAAGTTGAAAGACCGTACCAAGACGAAAATAAAAGATATTGCCCGCGACCTGATAAAACTTTACTCGCAACGTCGGGAAGAAAAAGGATTTGCCTATAGTCCGGACAGTTTTTTGCAGCGTGAATTGGAAGCATCCTTCATTTATGAAGATACGCCCGACCAAAGCAAGGCTACTGCCGAAGTAAAAGCTGATATGGAACGGGATCGTCCGATGGATCGTCTTGTCTGCGGGGATGTCGGTTTTGGCAAAACGGAGGTTGCCATTCGTGCCGCATTCAAGGCCGTAGCTGATAATAAGCAAGTAGCCGTGTTGGTGCCCACCACGGTCTTGGCTTACCAGCATTACCAGACTTTCCGAGATCGTTTGAAGGGGCTTCCTTGTAAAGTTGAATATTTGAGCCGTGCCCGCACGCCTGCCCAGGCAAAAGCAGCTCTGAAAGGATTGAAAGAGGGAGAAGTAGGTATACTCATCGGTACGCACCGTATCTTGGGAAAGGATGTTCATTTCAAGGATCTCGGTTTGTTGATTATCGATGAAGAACAGAAGTTTGGTGTTTCCGTGAAAGAAAAACTACGGCAGTTGAAGGTCAATGTCGATACGCTCACGATGACAGCGACTCCGATACCTCGCACGCTTCAATTTTCATTGATGGGAGCCAGGGATTTGAGTGTGATTTCTACACCACCGCCTAACCGTTACCCTATCCAAACGGAATTGCATACATTTAACGAAGAGATTATTGCCGATGCCATTAATTTTGAGATGAGCCGTAATGGACAGGTTTTCTTTGTGAACAATCGGATATCAAACCTACCTGAACTGAAAGCCATGATCCTCAGGCATATACCGGATTGCCGGGTGGCTATCGGACATGGGCAGATGGAGCCGGCACAATTGGAACAGGTGATTCTTGGCTTTGTAAACTATGATTATGATGTGTTGTTGGCTACTACGATCATAGAGAGTGGGATCGACATACCCAACGCCAACACGATTATTATTAACCAGGCGCAGAACTTTGGCTTGAGTGACTTGCATCAGATGCGTGGCCGTGTAGGCCGTAGCAATAAAAAGGCATTCTGTTATTTGCTGGCTTCCCCGCTCTCTTCGTTGACACCCGAAGGCAAACGTCGTTTGCAGGCCATTGAGAATTTTTCTGATCTGGGAAGCGGTATCCATATTGCCATGCAAGATCTTGACATTCGTGGTGCAGGTAATATGTTGGGTGCCGAACAAAGTGGCTTTATCGCTGATTTAGGATATGAAACCTATCAAAAGATTCTGTCCGAAGCTGTGCATGAGTTGAAAACGGACGAGTTTGCCGAACTGTATGCCGATGAAGTTAAAGGGGAAGGCATCGTTACAGGTGAACAGTTTGTAGAGGAATGTCAGGTAGAAAGTGACCTCGAATTATTGTTGCCCGCCACCTATGTGATAGGAAGTAGTGAACGTATGCTTCTTTATCGTGAATTGGATGGACTGACGCTGGACAAAGATGTCGAAGCTTTCCGTTCCAGACTGGAAGACCGTTTCGGACCCGTACCACCGGAGACGGAAGAGTTGCTCCGCATTGTCCCGTTACGTCGTCTGGCTGCCCGTTTGGGAGCAGAAAAGGTGTTCCTTAAAGGAGGTCGCATGACATTGTTTTTTGTATCCAATCCCGAAAGCCCGTTTTACCAGAGCCAAGCTTTTGGTAAAGTGATCGACTATATGATGAAATATACCCGGCGTTGTGATTTACGCGAACAAAATGGGAGACGTTCGATGTTGATAAAGGATATACCGGATGTGGAGAATGCTGTGAGCGTATTGCAGGAGATTGTGGCACTTCCGGTAAAATAG
- a CDS encoding golvesin C-terminal-like domain-containing protein, whose protein sequence is MRKLYLFLLFLVAGTNLLFAQAIEKNVEERLNEFFSNYTSAFAKINPPSLKSINIDFERKQLRIDASESFAYQPFLPETVEAIYEQIENLLPGPVRFFRVTVYADGRPIEDLVPNAYRKKKKDKDRLSLNIDYKGSPWVKNISRPYEISKGLQNRHIALWQSHGQYFKNDKGEWGWQRPRLFCTTEDLFTQSFILPYVIPMLENAGANVFTPRERDTQKNEVIVDNDTKNGSIYLEMKSRKARWATADGKGFAQKKRIYKDGKNPFLDGTSRYARTEKKKNKAFAEWIPTIPQTGNYAVYVSYQTLPNSVSDAKYLVFHKGGVTEFKVNQKIGSGTWVYLGTFAFDKGSNDYGMVVLSNESKENGVVCADAVRFGGGMGNISRGGSVSGLPRYLEGARYSAQWAGMPYEVYGGRKGENDYIDDINTRSNLLNYLSGGSIFNPGQQGLGVPFEMTMALHSDAGCSKTDEIIGSLGIYTTDFNNGRLNTGMDRYASRDLADILLTQIQNDVSTTYNLPWTRRSMWNRNYSETRLPAVPSTIIELLSHQNFADMRLGHDPNFKFTVSRAIYKGVLRFLSSQHGKEYVVQPLPVSNFSIRFGKKKNTLELSWQGENDLLEPTAQPKEYMVYTRVGYGGFDNGVLVSNPSYTVKIEPGLVYSFKITAVNRGGESFPSEILSAYKAKEEKGRVLIVNGFDRLSGPAIINTPTAAGFDLEQDPGVPYLYNISLSGTQTGFDRKQAGKEGKGSLGYSGGEFEGMHIAGNTFDYPFIHGKAIQAAGSYSFVSCSDEAVENGSVQLEEYPIVDYMLGLEKEDVANRVYYKTFSSPMQRIITSYCQSGGNILVSGSYVGSDMSNSQGNREFTEMILKYGYQGSLQDSHSGQINGLGQTLTIPRLPNEEMYAVPAPDCIVPLSPAFSVLTYSPGNQSAAIAYKGNYRTFVMGFPFESIQSEKDRATVMAAILKFFE, encoded by the coding sequence ATGAGAAAACTATATTTATTCCTTTTGTTTCTGGTCGCAGGAACGAATTTGCTATTCGCACAGGCTATTGAGAAGAATGTAGAAGAACGATTGAATGAATTCTTCAGCAATTATACTTCCGCTTTTGCAAAAATCAATCCACCCTCTTTGAAGAGTATAAACATCGATTTTGAACGAAAACAACTAAGAATCGATGCTTCGGAAAGTTTTGCCTACCAACCGTTTTTACCGGAAACGGTAGAGGCTATCTATGAGCAAATAGAGAATCTCCTACCCGGTCCCGTCCGTTTCTTCAGAGTTACGGTTTATGCCGATGGCAGACCTATAGAAGATCTTGTGCCCAATGCTTATCGTAAAAAGAAAAAAGACAAAGATCGTCTTTCATTAAATATCGATTACAAAGGCAGTCCGTGGGTAAAGAATATCTCCCGTCCTTACGAAATATCCAAAGGGTTACAAAATAGGCATATCGCCCTGTGGCAAAGTCACGGACAATATTTTAAGAATGATAAAGGGGAATGGGGCTGGCAACGTCCCCGGCTGTTCTGTACAACAGAAGATTTGTTTACCCAGTCTTTTATTCTTCCTTATGTAATTCCTATGTTGGAAAATGCAGGGGCTAACGTTTTCACTCCCCGGGAACGGGATACACAGAAAAATGAAGTGATCGTAGACAATGACACCAAAAACGGTTCTATATATCTGGAAATGAAAAGCCGGAAAGCTCGTTGGGCAACAGCGGACGGAAAAGGTTTTGCACAAAAGAAACGTATTTATAAAGACGGGAAGAATCCTTTTTTGGATGGAACCTCCCGTTATGCCCGGACGGAAAAGAAAAAGAACAAAGCTTTTGCAGAATGGATACCAACGATTCCACAAACAGGAAACTATGCCGTATATGTATCCTATCAAACCTTACCCAATAGTGTCAGTGATGCCAAATATCTTGTATTCCACAAAGGGGGAGTCACTGAATTTAAGGTAAATCAAAAAATAGGCAGCGGAACCTGGGTTTATCTAGGTACTTTCGCCTTTGATAAAGGCAGCAACGATTATGGCATGGTAGTTCTCAGCAACGAAAGCAAAGAAAATGGCGTGGTATGTGCCGATGCCGTACGATTCGGAGGGGGTATGGGAAATATCTCACGCGGTGGAAGTGTCAGCGGCTTGCCCCGGTATCTGGAAGGAGCGCGATATTCTGCCCAATGGGCGGGAATGCCTTACGAAGTTTATGGAGGTCGCAAAGGTGAAAATGATTATATTGATGATATCAATACACGTTCAAACCTCCTTAATTACCTCTCCGGTGGATCGATATTCAATCCGGGACAACAGGGATTGGGTGTTCCGTTCGAAATGACTATGGCGTTGCACAGTGATGCAGGTTGCAGTAAAACGGATGAGATTATCGGCTCTTTGGGAATATATACGACTGATTTCAACAACGGACGGTTGAATACGGGAATGGACCGTTATGCTTCACGTGATTTAGCAGATATTCTTCTGACCCAAATACAGAATGATGTAAGCACAACATACAACCTGCCTTGGACACGTCGCAGTATGTGGAACCGGAATTACAGCGAAACACGCTTGCCAGCCGTACCTTCGACGATTATTGAATTACTTTCTCATCAGAATTTTGCAGATATGCGGCTGGGGCATGATCCGAATTTTAAGTTTACCGTAAGCCGCGCCATCTATAAAGGAGTACTCCGCTTTCTGAGTAGCCAGCACGGGAAAGAATATGTAGTACAACCGTTGCCGGTAAGTAATTTCTCTATCCGGTTCGGAAAGAAAAAGAATACGCTGGAACTTTCCTGGCAAGGTGAAAACGACTTGCTGGAACCAACGGCTCAGCCTAAAGAATATATGGTATATACACGTGTCGGCTATGGTGGATTTGACAATGGTGTATTGGTAAGCAACCCTTCATATACGGTCAAAATAGAACCGGGACTGGTTTATTCTTTTAAAATAACAGCCGTCAACCGTGGCGGTGAAAGTTTCCCCTCAGAGATATTGTCGGCTTATAAAGCAAAAGAGGAGAAAGGAAGAGTACTGATTGTTAATGGCTTTGACCGTCTGAGTGGCCCAGCAATAATCAATACCCCGACTGCGGCCGGATTCGATCTGGAGCAAGATCCGGGTGTACCTTATTTATATAATATCTCACTAAGCGGTACACAAACCGGATTCGATCGGAAACAAGCCGGAAAAGAGGGAAAGGGTAGTCTGGGATACAGTGGGGGTGAATTCGAAGGAATGCATATAGCGGGAAACACTTTCGACTATCCGTTCATTCATGGAAAAGCCATACAGGCAGCCGGCAGTTATAGCTTTGTATCGTGTAGTGACGAAGCTGTGGAAAACGGCAGCGTGCAACTGGAAGAATATCCCATCGTAGACTACATGCTTGGACTGGAAAAAGAAGATGTAGCCAACCGGGTATACTATAAAACATTCTCTTCCCCCATGCAACGCATCATCACATCCTATTGCCAATCCGGTGGAAACATCCTGGTCAGCGGATCATACGTAGGAAGTGACATGAGTAATTCACAAGGCAACCGGGAGTTTACGGAAATGATATTGAAATATGGCTATCAGGGTTCGTTACAAGACAGCCATTCGGGACAAATTAACGGATTAGGGCAGACTTTGACCATTCCCCGTTTGCCTAATGAAGAGATGTATGCAGTACCCGCACCAGACTGCATTGTCCCATTATCACCCGCATTTTCCGTACTCACCTATAGCCCCGGAAACCAAAGTGCAGCTATCGCTTACAAAGGCAATTACCGAACTTTCGTCATGGGTTTTCCATTTGAAAGTATCCAATCGGAAAAGGACCGGGCAACGGTTATGGCGGCAATATTAAAATTCTTCGAATAA
- a CDS encoding sulfurtransferase TusA family protein codes for MITVDTRGTVTYSPLIPAVKAMCIAHPGDTLEIIMNHTDAFQDLKEYLSEQGIGFREIYDGEQLTLQFTIPE; via the coding sequence ATGATCACCGTTGACACCCGCGGAACTGTAACTTACAGCCCGCTTATCCCGGCCGTTAAAGCCATGTGTATCGCCCATCCGGGCGATACACTGGAAATTATAATGAACCATACTGATGCATTTCAGGACTTAAAAGAATACTTATCCGAACAAGGCATTGGCTTCCGTGAGATTTATGACGGAGAGCAACTGACCTTGCAATTTACGATACCAGAATGA